From one Gracilinanus agilis isolate LMUSP501 chromosome 5, AgileGrace, whole genome shotgun sequence genomic stretch:
- the MCM5 gene encoding DNA replication licensing factor MCM5, with protein sequence MSGFDDPGIFYSDSFGGDPGAEEGQARKSQLQKRFKEFLRQYRVGTDRTGFTFKYRDELKRHYNLGEYWIEVEMEDLASFDEDLADHLYKQPAEHLKLLEEAAKEVADEVTRPRPEGEEALQDIQVMLKSDASPSNIRSLKSDMMSHLVKIPGIIIAATAVRSKATRIAIQCRSCRNTINNISVRPGLEGYALPRKCNTDQAGRPKCPLDPYFIMPDKCKCVDFQTLKLQEAPDAVPHGEMPRHMQLYCDRYLCDKVVPGNRVTIMGIYSIKKFGMNSTKGRDRVGVGIRSSYIRVLGIQVDTDGSGRSFAGAVTPQEEEEFRRLAAMPNIYEVISKSIAPSIFGGSDIKKAIACLLFGGSRKRLPDGLTRRGDINLLMLGDPGTAKSQLLKFVERCSPIGVYTSGKGSSAAGLTASVMRDPSSRNFIMEGGAMVLADGGVVCIDEFDKMREDDRVAIHEAMEQQTISIAKAGITTTLNSRCSVLAAANSVFGRWDETKGEDNIDFMPTILSRFDMIFIVKDEHNEERDMTLAKHVITLHVSAQTQTEAVEGEIELGRLKKFIAYCRLRCGPRLSSGAAEKLKNRYILMRSGARQHERESERRSSIPITVRQLEAIVRISEALSKMKLQPFATEADVEEALRLFQVSTLDAALSGTLSGVEGFTSQEDQEMLTRIEKQLKRRFAIGSQVSEHSIVQDFSKQKYPEHAIYKVLQLMMRRGEIQHRLQRKVLYRLK encoded by the exons GGATGAGCTCAAGCGCCATTACAACCTAGGCGAATACTGGATCGAGGTGGAGATGGAGGATCTGGCAAGCTTTGATGAAGACCTGGCTGACCACCTATATAAGCAGCCAGCAGAGCACCTGAAGCTG CTAGAAGAGGCAGCCAAGGAGGTGGCCGACGAGGTGACCCGGCCACGGCCTGAGGGGGAGGAAGCCCTGCAAGACATCCAGGTCATGCTGAAATCTGATGccagcccctccaacattcgaAGCCTGAAG TCGGACATGATGTCACACCTGGTGAAGATCCCAGGCATCATCATTGCGGCCACAGCCGTCCGCTCCAAGGCCACACGCATCGCCATCCAGTGCCGCAGCTGCCGTAACACCATCAATAACATCAGCGTGCGCCCAGGCCTGGAGGGCTACGCTCTGCCCAGGAAGTGCAACAC GGACCAGGCTGGGCGCCCCAAGTGCCCCTTGGACCCCTACTTCATCATGCCTGACAAGTGCAAGTGTGTGGACTTCCAGACCCTGAAGCTCCAGGAGGCCCCGGATGCAGTCCCCCATGGAGAGATGCCGCGGCACATGCAGCTTTACTGTGACAG gTACCTGTGTGACAAGGTCGTCCCCGGCAATCGCGTCACCATCATGGGCATCTACTCCATCAAGAAATTTGGCATGAACTCCACCAAGGGCCGTGACCGGGTAGGCGTGGGCATCCGCAGTTCCTACATCCGTGTCCTGGGCATCCAGGTAGACACGGATGGTTCAG GCCGAAGCTTTGCCGGGGCTGTGACcccccaggaggaggaggagttccGGCGGCTGGCAGCCATGCCCAACATCTACGAGGTCATTTCCAAGAGCATCGCCCCCTCCATCTTTGGGGGCTCTGACATCAAGAAGGCCATCGCCTGCCTCCTCTTTGGGGGCTCCCGCAAAAG ACTCCCAGACGGACTCACGCGCCGAGGCGACATCAACCTCCTGATGCTGGGAGATCCCGGGACGGCCAAGTCTCAGCTCCTGAAGTTCGTGGAGAGATGTTCCCCCATTGGG GTGTATACTTCTGGGAAGGGCAGCAGTGCAGCCGGCCTGACCGCCTCCGTGATGAGGGACCCGTCCTCGCGCAACTTCATCATGGAGGGGGGCGCCATGGTCCTGGCCGACGGAGGCGTCGTGTGTATCGACGAGTTTGACAAG ATGCGAGAAGATGACCGAGTGGCCATCCACGAGGCCATGGAGCAGCAGACCATCTCCATCGCCAAG GCCGGCATCACCACAACCCTGAACTCCCGCTGCTCCGTGCTGGCCGCCGCCAACTCGGTCTTCGGCCGCTGGGACGAGACCAAGGGCGAGGACAACATCGACTTCATGCCCACCATCTTGTCCCGCTTCGACATGATCTTCATCGTCAAGGACGAGCACAATGAGGAGAGAGACATG ACCCTGGCCAAGCACGTCATCACGCTGCACGTGAGCGCCCAGACGCAGACGGAGGCCGTGGAGGGCGAGATCGAGCTGGGCCGCCTCAAGAAGTTCATCGCTTACTGTCGGCT GAGGTGCGGGCCGCGGCTGTCCTCGGGGGCTGCCGAGAAGCTGAAGAACCGCTACATCCTGATGCGCAGCGGGGCCCGGCAGCACGAGAGGGAGAGCGAGCGGCGCTCCAGCATCCCCATCACTGTCCG GCAGCTGGAGGCCATCGTCCGCATCTCGGAGGCCCTCAGCAAGATGAAGCTCCAGCCTTTTGCCACCGAGGCTGACGTGGAAGAGGCCCTGAGGTTGTTCCAGGTGTCCACCCTGGACGCCGCCCTGTCCGGCACCCTGTCAG GGGTGGAAGGCTTTACCAGCCAGGAGGACCAGGAGATGCTGACCCGCATCGAGAAGCAGCTCAAGAGGCGCTTCGCCATCGGCTCCCAGGTCTCCGAGCACAGCATCGTGCAGGATTTCAGCAAGCAG AAATACCCCGAGCACGCCATCTACAAGGTCTTACAGCTGATGATGCGCCGCGGAGAGATCCAGCACCGGCTGCAGCGGAAGGTCCTCTACCGCCTCAAGTGA